The Kluyvera intermedia genome includes the window GCCAGCGATAGACCTGTTGTGGATCGCGCGGGTAGTTCGGTGACAGCGTACGTCTTTTCTTTTTCGGCATGCCCAACATGACGTAATCGAAATTGCCGACCACCATGTTATGCATCAACAGGCCGTTTGCATTGTAGAACATTAATGACAATGCGCCGCCTGGACGCAGTACCGTCCACAGCGTTTTTAATACGTCTTGCGGTTCAGCCACCCATTCAAGTACAGCGTGAAACAATATCAGATCAACCGGGCTTTCCAAATGCTCGTCCACATCCTGGACGGCGCAATGTATGAAATGCATGTTGTCGCTCACACCTTTCTCGGCAGCCGCCTGGCTTGCGCGAGCGATCATTTCGGCGGAAAGATCGCATAACGTCACATGATGACCACGTTGAGCCATTTTGATCGCCGTCTGGCCTTCACCGCCACCCGCATCCAGGACACGCAGAGGCCGTGTGCCCATGGTCGCCAGAAGTGCGTCCAGATCCTGCCACAGAATAGCCTGACGCAACTGGCCTTTCGTGGTGCCATAGATATTGCGTGAAAACTTATCTGCCATGTCATCGAAATTGCGATCCTGCACAGGACTTCCCTACTTCACCGCCACAAAGGGTCTATTTTGTCACACCCGCGGCGAGAATGGAGCTATCTGGTGTAATATCCCTGCATTCATGCGGTCAGATGGTTAAAAAAGGTACTCTACAGAATGCTTTTTATGCTGAAAAAGTATATTGGCGGCTTGCTGCTGCCCCTTCCTCTGCTTCTTTTGTTGATCGGATTGGGAATTGTCCTGGTTTGGTTTACCCGTTTTCAAAAGATGGGTAAAACGGCTATCACTGCGGGTTGGCTGTTGCTGTTGCTGCTAAGCCTGCAACCGGTCGCCGACAGCTTGCTTAAACCTATCGAAGATAAATACCCAACCTGGCGCAACGAAAAGCCGGTGCAGTACATTGTGGTGTTGGGCGGCGGCTATACGTGGAACCCGGAATGGGCGCCCAGCTCAAATCTGATTAACAATAGCTTACCGCGTCTGGCTGAGGGTATTCGTTTGTGGCAGGCGAATCCGGGATCCAAAATGATCTTCACTGGTGCGCGCGCGATAACGAATCCGGTGAGTACCGGGGAAAGCGGCGCGCGTGTGGCTGAAAGTCTCGGCGTACCGCGTAACGACATTATCGTGCTTGATACACCAAAGGATACAGAAGAAGAGGCCAGCGCCGTGAAAGCTGCGATTGGTGATGCCCCGTTCCTGCTGGTCACCTCAGCATCACATCTGCCGCGTGCCATGATCTTCTTCGAGCACGCGGGGCTACACCCGCTTCCGGCCCCGGCCAATCAGCTCGCAATTACCTCTCCGTTAAATCCGTGGGAGCTACTCATCCCTTCCCCGGTCTGGCTAATGCACAGTGACCGGGTAGGTTATGAGACGCTAGGGCGTATCTGGCAGTGGTTAAAAGGTGATTCAGGAAAGCCAGGGGATCAGTGATTTTGAGGCCAAATCAAAGTTATCACGATTAAATTTACCGGTATTCACCAGCTTTTCTACCTCATCCCACAACAGGTAGAGCCAGCGCCGCCAGAGGAAGGCTTCAGCCACCGGCGCGCGCTGGAGATAATGCCACAGCAGCTGTTCCGCCTGTCCGCTTTCGTGCAGGCGGAACAGGTCATATTCTCTCGGCGCCCACAGTATCGGCCCTGGGCCGACCATTGCCAGTAGCTGATCGCTTCGCGAATCCTTGAGCATACTGCTCAGCGTCAAATGTCCGTGTACCAGCACGCAATTATCGCTAAACCCGTCAAAAAGCGTATTCAGGCGTTCACGGGTGCGAAACAGCAGACGTTTGTCCTGCATCGTCAATCCCGTGTTCTGATAGAGGCAAAGCGTCTCCCATAGCACTTCAAGGCGCTGGCGATACCAATTCGGCCAGCTATTTTCCTGGGTACCGTCCACAAAACCAACGCTCCCAGAACTGTCTATTCTGTGCCATGCCAGCATTGCTTCAACGATTTGATCTTTGAGCGCATCCCAGCGCTGCGGGTTACGGGTTGGCGCTTCGACGGGGACACCACGAAGTCGCTCAAGCAGCAGAACATCCGGCCCGGGATGTTCCTCGTGGGTCATCACCCCGTAAACCACCGGCATACGCACGGTGCCATTACGTGCCAGCATCGAGATTTTCCAGGCTAATTGTCGAGCCATACCCGGTGAGGAGAAGCTTCTCGCCAGCAATGGCATCGGATTGCCTTCGGCATCATACAGCGACCACAGCGCGGTATCCGTCTGCTCGTTAATACACTCCACACGGCTGAGTGATTCACCCAGAAGATGGCTGAGTTCTACACGTAGCTGTTCCATGTCAGATTACCCCTATAAAAGCCACTGCTTTCATAATGAGCATATGGAATCGGAATTTCACCAGACAAGATCAAAATTGCAACAGAAAATCAGAAATACTGCAGGAGAGACGCCCCCTTGTGACAAGGAGGCGTGAGGATTACTTCATTTCCGCGCGAACGCGGTGGAGATCTTCAAGCGTATCCACGCCCGTACCCGGGACTTCTTTCGCCACTGCGACGTGGATTTTTTCGCCGTACCACAGCACACGCAGCTGTTCGAGCATCTCAATGTGCTCCAGCGGGCTAGGAGCCCAGTTCACGTAGCGGCGGATAAAGCCCGCACGATAGCCATAAATACCAATGTGGCGCAGCAGGGTGTCACCAATCTGTTCCCGGCTTTTCGCAAAACGGTCACGATCCCATGGGATTGTGGCGCGAGAGAAATAGAGCGCGTAACCGTCTTTGTCCATTACCACTTTTACCGCGTTCGGGTTGAACGCTTCTTCAGCATCGTGGATTGGCACTGCGAGTGTGGCCATACCAGAATGGCTGGCGGCTAAGTTATCGGCCACCTGGCGGATGATGACCGCGGGGATCATTGGCTCATCGCCTTGCACGTTAACAATAACGGTATCGTCGCTAAAACCGCATTTCTCAACCACTTCCGCCAGACGTTCGGTTCCGGACTGATGATCGGCACGCGTCATACAAACTTCACCACCGGCCGCTTCAACGACGCTCGCGACGTCAGGATGGTCGGTTGCCACAATAATGCGCTCAGCGCCAGATTCACGTGCGCGTTCCAGCACGTGTACAATCATTGGCTTACCGTTGATGTCCTGCAAGGGTTTACCCGGCAGGCGCGTAGAGGCAAAACGCGCGGGGATGATGACAACGAAACTCATGGTCTGTTCTCTTCAGCGGTTAACACGCGGGCTTCGGTTTCCAGCAACACGGGAATACCGTCACGCAGGGGAAATGCCAGATTATCAATTTTGCAAATCAGTTCTTGCTTGTCCTGGCTGTAGTAAAGTTTACCGTTGCAAACCGGGCAGGCAATAATTTCAAGTAGACGGTGATCCATGGTTCCTCCTGATGGGCCGTATGAAAACCAGTGCAGCATATCATAGAGCGCTAACGGTCGGCGTCAATCTCCCAACCGTGACGTTGTTCAATAAAGAGTTTTTCTGCCACCAGTCCTAATTTGATACGCGTCGCCCCCTGCCATCGAGCAAAGTCATTAATAGCCTGAATCAATCCGCGCTCCAGATGCTGGCTTATCCTGACTCCATTTTCCAGATACAGGGCAAAAATTTCTAGCACGCCGTCACTACGATGCATTTTGCTGTCCATGCGTCCGACAATCTCTCCACGATGCAGCAGCGGTAACACGAAATAGCCAAACTGGCGTTTGGGTGCGGGCGTATAGCATTCGAGCCGGTAAGTGAAATCGAACAGTTGCTCGGCACGTTTACGGTCCCAGATGACGGGATCGAAGGGTGACAGCACCGCACTGTGAGTCGCGTTGAGCTTACCTTCTACTGCCAGAGCGAGCTGCGGTAACAAACTCGCGTGAACCCACATCTCGCCGAGACCGTCGACGTTTACCGCGATCACCTGGTTTGCCTTCTGCCACCGAGTCATCAGCGCCTTCATATCGGGCTGGCGCAAACGGTAATAGTCCGCCAACCACTGAGGACGAAAAATACCTAAGCTACGGGCGCTGTTTTCCAGCATCACCATTTCAGCCAGCTCTTGCGTTAACGCATCGGTTTCGTCATTCCAGTGCGGCATAACACGTTCGGTAAGATCGTATACCCGCTGGAAGTTTCGCCGTGCCACCACCATCACCTCCCCGGCGGTAAACAGCCCTTCAAGATGACGTTTGTGCGGTTTCCATTCCCACCAGCCGCTTTCCCCTGTTCGGGGATGGCTAAAATCAGCTGAACGTACGGGACCATTTTCAGCGATATGTGTTTTCAACGCAGCAATATCGCTAGCATGCTCATCCATCCAGCCCTGATGATATTTCCAGCCCATTTTATGCGGCGCAAGCATTCGATGTCGGACAAGCTGGAAATCACTGCGTGGCAGGAAGCAGGCTTCATGAGCCCAGTATTCCATCAGTTCGCCGCGAGACAGCGCGTCGTCCAGCCATGACTGAGGATAGGCGCCAAGTCGACTGAAGAGAACCAGGTAAGGGCTGCGAGCAACGACGTTTATCGTGTCAATTTGCAGCAAAGACATCTGTTGAATAGTCGGGAAAATATCTGCCGCTTTGGGCGTGCGGCGTGGGCGGTGCAGAAGACCCTGCGCCGCGAGGTGAAGATGGCGTGCGGCGCGAAGGGTAAGTTGCCGTTCGATCATGCCGGGTTCCCCCAGGTATCGCCGGTGCCCATTAGCGCCGTGCGAGGGTTATCAATTCCTGTAACAGCGTCTGAGCACGGTCGCCGGAAAGCACAGCATCGACCGGCAGATACCACCAGTTATCCTGGGCAAACTGACGGCATTTCACCGCATCTTTTTCCGTCATGATTAAGGTTTGTCCCGGAGCGACCAGCGCTTCAACGTCTGCTTTATTCAGCGCCTGATGATCGGCCAGGGCAAACGTACGCGCCGGTTGAAGACCATTATCGTTAAGCGTGGCAAAAAAACGCGGCGGATGACCAATACCGGCCATCGCCACCACATTTTGTAAAGCGGTGAGAGGAGCGCGCTCGCCGGTTAACAGGTTTACAGCTTCCCCCGGACGCAGCGTCATCGGAATTTCTCCCGCCTGCGCCTGACCGCCGTTGACGATGCGGGCATCCACCGTATCTAAACGTGAAGCCCGCTCGCGCATCGGCCCCGCCGGTAACCACCAGCCGTTGCCAAAACGACGAACACCATCGATAACCACAATCTCTTTATCACGCGCCAGTCGATAATGCTGTAGCCCATCATCGGTCACGATAATCTGCAAATCATGCGCCGCGAGTAGTGCCTTGACAGCGTCTACCCGCACCGGTGAAACCGCGACAGGGGCACCGGTGCGCTGGAAAATCAGCACCGGTTCATCACCCGCTTGTGCCGTGGTGGTGTCAGCCGTAAGCAACAGCGGGTAGCGTTCTGCTTTACCGCCGTAGCCACGGGAGACCACGCCAACACGAATCCCTTGTCGTTGTAACTGCTCAACAAGCCAGATGACCACGGGCGTTTTGCCGTTGCCACCTGCGGTAAGATTCCCCACAACGACGACCGGGCAAGGTGCCCGCCAGGTTTTTTTAATACCGAGCTGGTAGCACAGTCGGATGATGCCGCTCACCAGGCCATAGAGCCAGGAGAACGGCAGCAGAAGCCGCCAGAGAGGCGATTCGCCCGACCAGATTTTCGCAATCATTGACCAAACTGCATTTTGTGCAACTGCGCGTAGACGCCACGATGTTCAAGCAGTTCCTGGTGGCTACCGCGTTCAACGATAAGGCCATCTTCAACGACGACAATTTCGTCGGCTTGTTCAATAGTGGAGAGTCGGTGCGCGATGACCAGTGACGTGCGATTTTTCTGCAATTCATCAAGCGCCGACTGAATGGCGCGCTCTGATTCGGTATCCAGCGCCGACGTTGCCTCATCCAGGATCAGAATTGGGCTGTTACGCAACAAGGCTCGCGCAATGGCGATACGCTGACGCTGCCCACCAGAGAGCAACACGCCGTTTTCACCAATGATCGTATCGAGGCCGTTATCCATTTTACTGATAAAGTCCATCGCATAGGCCATACGCGCGGCTTCTTCAATCTGCTCGCGGCTGAACTCTTCGGTGCGAGCATACGCAATGTTATTGGCAACCGTATCGTTGAACAGGTGTACGTTCTGCGAGACCAGCGCAACCTGATTACGCAGCGAGGAAAGTTTATACTCGCGCAGATCGTGACCATCGAGCAAAATTTCGCCTTCGTCGATATCGTAGAAACGTGTCAAAAGACTGGCGATAGTCGATTTACCTGAGCCAGAACGTCCTACCAAGGCGACGGTTTTTCCTTCCGGGATCAGCAGATTGATATCGCGCAGCGCAGGCGTTTCACGGCCTGGATAGGTAAAGGTGACGTTGCGGAATTCAACGGTCCCTTTCGCGCGTTCAACGTCCAGCTTGCCTTCGTCTTTTTCCTGCTCGCTGTCGAGAATGGAAAACAGCGTCTGGCATGCTGCCATCCCGCGCTGGAACTGCGCGTTGACGTTGGTTAACGATTTCAGCGGACGCATCAGCGCAATCATTGAGGAGAAGACCACGGTGATGGTACCGGCCGTCAGCGTTTCCATTACGCTTGGGAAGCTCGCCGCATACAGTACAAACGCCAGGGCCAGGGAAGCAATCAGCTGAATGATTGGGTCAGAGATAGACGATGCTGAGACCAGCTTCATCCCCTGCAGACGCATCTTATTGCTGACTTTATCAAAACGCTTAGTTTCAACACCCTGACCGCCGAACATCAGCACTTCTTTATGCCCTTTGAGCATCTGTTCAGCGCTGGTGGTCACCTGCCCCATCGTGTTCTGCATATTTTTACTGATGCTACGGAAGCGTTTGGAGACGACCCGAATCGCTATGGACACGATAGGCGCCAGGACGATAAGGATTATCGACAACTGCCAGCTATAGTAAAACATCATAATAAACAGGCCGATAATCGACGCACCTTCGCGCACTACGGTAATCAGCGCGCTGGAGGAGGAGGAAGCAACCTGTTCAGAATCATAGGTAATACGTGACAGCAGCGTCCCGGTGGACTGCTTATCAAAGAAAGAAACCGGCATCCCCATCATATGGCTAAACAGCCGACGGCGGATGGTCATGACTACTTTTCCTGAAACCCAGGATATACAGTAGCTTGAAACATAGCTTGTGATACCACGGAGGATCATCAAACCAACAACGACCAGCGGCATCCACAGCAGCACTGAGCGATCTGTTTTACCAAAACCATCATCCAATAATGGTTTAAGAAGCGATAGCATAAAGGTATCGCTGGCTGCGTTAAGCACTAACGCAACGGCCGCCACGATTAACCCTGCTTTAAACGGCGCGATAGTCGGCCAGAGTCGGCGGAAGGTCTGCCACGTGGAGAGATCTTTGTCGTTCTGCATTCAAAAAACCAGCTTATGTTGAAATAGCCGCATATTCTACCCGTTATCGCGAGTCTCGCCAAACCACTGATGATACCAACGTGGTAAAAGTTGATCTCGTAAGCTCTCAACCTGCCAACCTTTGGTGCTAAAAGTGACGGTAATCTGCCCCTGATGTGGGGTATCAAACCAAGCATATTGGCGTTGGCGATAACGCGCTTTTACGCTGGCGGAAGGCAGTCGCCATGCGTTATAGCGGGATGCGGAAGCCAGGGCAGCAGAGCCACCCACCCGTTGAAGTAGTGCCATACCCGACGATGTCGAGCTACCGTGGTGTGGAACCTGAATAATTGTAGACGCAAACGGCCGCCAAAAATGGCTAATCATGGACATTTCTGCCGCTAATTCAACATCTCCAGTGAGCAGTATGCTGTTTTTACCGTCATCAACCCTTACTACGCACGATCCATTGTTTCCTTTTTGTACCTTGCCCGGCAGCGGCCACAGCGCTCGAAAGGTGAGTCCCTGCCACCGCCACGTCTCTCCGCGCATACAGGGTTGATGCCCCGTCCAGCCCAGCGGGCTTTTCACCCACGCATGTGGCCATGCCTGTCGTATTGCGTGCAGACCACCACGGTGATCAAGATGTTCGTGACTGAGGATAATACCCTGCGGCGTTAGTCCATGCCATCGCAGCCATGGGATAATCAGCTGATCGCCACTGTTTCCTTCAGGCCATGCCAGGCCCGTATCGTAGAGTATGGCGTTATCCCCTTTTGAGATAACCATCGCCAGCCCCTGCCCAACATCCAGCATCGTGACCTGCCATTGATCGGCCGGGGGTTTCTGCCATAGCGGAAAGGCAAGCAGTGTGCACAATGGCAACCATAGCGCCGAATAGCGCCACCAGCCGTGCAGACGCCAGAGCAGTACCGCCAGCCAGGGAATCAGCGATATCCCCAGCCATGCCCCGTTTATTCCTAACCATCCAGCCGGTAACAGACGTAAGTATGCAAAGACCATTGCGAGTACGCGATCAGCACCGTACCACACCACCATCTCCACTACGGCTGGCGCACAGAGATGTAAAAACATCGCCAATAGAATCATTGGTACGGCGATAAATGTAATGACCGGTACTGCGACGACGTTGGCCAGCAACGAGGTGACACTTACTCCATGAAACAGCCAGATTTGCAGCGGTGCCAACAGCAGCATTAGCCCAATTTGTAAATGAATAAGGTTCGCCAGCGGCCGCAGGCGGCGCGCAAAATAGCCTTCAGGTAAGGGTACCCATTGATACCAGAAAATCAGCGTACCAACGGCAAAGGCCGATAACCATAAGCTATCAGAAAGGGCAGCCAACGGGTCGAGAAACACAATGGTCGCCAGACAGCACAGCCAGACTTCCCAGCCCGTCCACTGCCGCCCGCTCAGACGAAGTGAGTACCAAATGCCAGCGGCAACTACGGTACGCAATGCGGGCGGCTGCATCCCGGTTAACATGGCATAGGCCATCGCGCACACCCACCCGGCCAGTAGCGGCAGCCGCCAGCTGATGAGCCGGCTGGGGAGAAAAAACTGGATCCCACGAACAAGCAACCAACCCAGTGAGGCCCCGAGAGCAATATGAAGTCCGGATATCGCCATCAGGTGCGAAGTACCCGTTTGCTGCATCAGTGTTTTGATGTCCTGGGGTATCGCCAAACGCTCCCCCATCCCCAGTCCCAGCATCACGTCCCGCCAGGGCAATCCTGCCAGAGAATCTCTCAAAGTGTTCAGAAAGCGCGCCCGCAGGCTACAGGTGGTATCCAGCGCTTGTGCCTCGATAATACGCCCCGTCAACGTGCGATGTTGCGAGACAGCATAACGCTGTGAATCAAATCCACCATCATTAAGCTGCCCGTGAACCGCCCTCACGCGTACCGTCATACGCCAGCGCTGACCTGCACAAGGAAGCTGCGGGAGATAGTTCCCGTATAAAGCCATCTCAGCCCCCGGGAAAAGGCGCTGTCCTTCCAGATGGGTAACAATTCCCCGGTGCGTGGTTTGTCCGTCGGTCTGCGTCAACACCATTTCAATATGTCGGTTCTTTCCCGGTAAGACTTCGGCGGGGAGTTTAACCTGCCAGGCAGCCAGCACCGCCCAGCAGAACATCAGTCCAGTCAGACTGATAACTCGCCCCGCTTTCCCACAAACAGCTAGCAAAACTAGCGCAATAACGGCGAACTTGATGAATGTGAGTGACGGTAATTCAGGCAATACGCTCAGTGGAAGAATGCCGAGCAACGTACAGCTGGCCAGTTGTGGAAGACGCATTAAAACCTCCTTGTTACGGGAAGTGTCGCGCCAGATACAGACTTTGTCGTGAGGATTAAAGAAGGGTTACGCGGCGGATTCCAGAGAAGTTTCGGCATAAGTGAAACTTGTCGTTGCAATGCGGGGTGGGTTCCAGAAACAAGCGTTATTCAGAAACGAAAAAAGCACCCGAAGGTGCTTTTCTCTCAATCAAGTTGGCCGCAAGAACGGCAGTAACTCAATCGTAAATATTGGCGCGGTCGCGCAGTTCTTTGCCTGGTTTAAAGTGCGGCACGTATTTGCCTTCCAGTTCCACTTTGTCGCCAGTCTTCGGGTTACGCCCGGTACGTGGTGCTCTGTAGTGCAGAGAGAAGCTGCCGAAACCGCGGATTTCAATGCGCTCACCTTCAGCAAGAGTCGTAGCCATATGCTCTAACATCTCTTTTACCGCATCTTCCACTGCCTTAGCAGGGATATGGGATTGCTGGCTGGCAAGTCTTTCAATCAATTCTGACTTGGTCATGATTCCTCCGGTTTCCTTTAAGGAAAATTAGCTAACAGCTTATTAAACAAGGGCGGCCGTAGCCGCCCTTTGTGCTAGATTACAGGCCGAAACCTGCAATCTGTCAAGTAAAGTCATCGCAATTCAGGTTGTTAAACCCAAATGGATAAAATTACTCGCCTTTAGCTGCTTTAAATGCTTCAGCCATTGCGTTAGAGAAGTTGCCTTCTTCCGGTTTGTTGTTAACCGTAGCGATTGCATCTTTCTCATCAGCTTCGTCTTTCGCACGAACAGACAGGCTAATTGCGCGGTTTTTACGATCAACGCCGGTGAATTTAGCTTCAACGTCATCGCCAACGCTCAGAACCAGAGTCGCATCTTCAACGCGGTCACGTGATGCTTCAGAAGCACGCAGGTAACCTTCAACGCCGTCAGCCAGTTCTACGGTTGCGCCTTTAGCGTCAACTGCAGTCACTTTACCGTTAACGATAGCGCCTTTCTTGTTCACAGCAACCCAGTTGTTGAACGGATCTTCTGCGAGCTGTTTAACGCCCAGGGAGATACGTTCACGTTCTGCGTCAACCTGCAGAACAACTGCTGCGATTTCGTCGCCTTTTTTGTATTCACGAACTGCTTCTTCGCCTGTAGCGTTCCAGGAGATGTCAGACAGGTGAACCAGGCCGTCGATGCCGCCGTCCAGGCCGATGAAGATACCGAAGTCAGTGATAGACTTGATTTTACCTTCAACACGATCGCCCTTGTTGTGGGTTTCTGCGAACAGCTGCCATGGGTTAGATTTGCACTGCTTCAGACCCAGGGAGATACGACGACGTTCTTCGTCGATATCCAGAACCATAACTTCCACTACATCACCAACGTTAACAACTTTGGATGGGTGGATGTTTTTGTTGGTCCAATCCATTTCGGAAACGTGAACCAGGCCTTCAACGCCTTCTTCGATTTCAACGAAGCAGCCGTAGTCGGTCAGGTTGGTCACGCGACCAGTCAGTTTGGTACCTTCTGGATAACGCTTAGCGATAGCTACCCATGGATCTTCGCCCAGCTGTTTCAGGCCGAGGGATACACGAGTACGTTCGCGGTCGAACTTCAGCACTTTAACAGTGATTTCGTCGCCAACGTTTACGATTTCGCTTGGATGCTTAACGCGTTTCCATGCCATATCAGTGATGTGCAGCAGGCCGTCAACGCCGCCCAGATCAACGAATGCACCGTAGTCAGTGAGGTTCTTAACGATACCTTTAACTTCCATGCCTTCCTGCAGGTTTTCCAGCAGCTGATCGCGCTCTGCGCTGTTTTCGGATTCGATCACGGCACGACGAGAAACAACAACGTTGTTACGCTTCTGGTCCAGCTTGATTACTTTGAACTCAAGCTCTTTGCCTTCCAGGTGCAGAGTATCACGCACTGGACGAACGTCTACCAGAGAACCTGGCAGGAACGCACGAATACCGTTCAGCTCAACAGTGAAGCCACCTTTAACTTTGCCGTTGATAACACCAACTACAGTTTCAGCTTCTTCGTAAGCTTTTTCCAGCGTGATCCAAGCTTCGTGACGTTTAGCTTTCTCACGGGACAGCAGAGTTTCACCGAAGCCGTCTTCTACTGCATCCAGTGCAACGTCAACTTCGTCACCAACCTGGATTTCCAGCTCGCCCTGGGCATTTTTGAACTGCTCTGCCGGAATGGCAGACTCAGATTTCAGACCGGCGTCAAC containing:
- the cmoM gene encoding tRNA uridine 5-oxyacetic acid(34) methyltransferase CmoM, translated to MQDRNFDDMADKFSRNIYGTTKGQLRQAILWQDLDALLATMGTRPLRVLDAGGGEGQTAIKMAQRGHHVTLCDLSAEMIARASQAAAEKGVSDNMHFIHCAVQDVDEHLESPVDLILFHAVLEWVAEPQDVLKTLWTVLRPGGALSLMFYNANGLLMHNMVVGNFDYVMLGMPKKKRRTLSPNYPRDPQQVYRWLEESGWQINGKTGVRVFHDYLRDKQMQKNCFDVLLELETRYCRQEPYISMGRYIHVTAHKPQTETRINDE
- the elyC gene encoding envelope biogenesis factor ElyC, with amino-acid sequence MLFMLKKYIGGLLLPLPLLLLLIGLGIVLVWFTRFQKMGKTAITAGWLLLLLLSLQPVADSLLKPIEDKYPTWRNEKPVQYIVVLGGGYTWNPEWAPSSNLINNSLPRLAEGIRLWQANPGSKMIFTGARAITNPVSTGESGARVAESLGVPRNDIIVLDTPKDTEEEASAVKAAIGDAPFLLVTSASHLPRAMIFFEHAGLHPLPAPANQLAITSPLNPWELLIPSPVWLMHSDRVGYETLGRIWQWLKGDSGKPGDQ
- a CDS encoding YcbJ family phosphotransferase, producing the protein MEQLRVELSHLLGESLSRVECINEQTDTALWSLYDAEGNPMPLLARSFSSPGMARQLAWKISMLARNGTVRMPVVYGVMTHEEHPGPDVLLLERLRGVPVEAPTRNPQRWDALKDQIVEAMLAWHRIDSSGSVGFVDGTQENSWPNWYRQRLEVLWETLCLYQNTGLTMQDKRLLFRTRERLNTLFDGFSDNCVLVHGHLTLSSMLKDSRSDQLLAMVGPGPILWAPREYDLFRLHESGQAEQLLWHYLQRAPVAEAFLWRRWLYLLWDEVEKLVNTGKFNRDNFDLASKSLIPWLS
- the kdsB gene encoding 3-deoxy-manno-octulosonate cytidylyltransferase encodes the protein MSFVVIIPARFASTRLPGKPLQDINGKPMIVHVLERARESGAERIIVATDHPDVASVVEAAGGEVCMTRADHQSGTERLAEVVEKCGFSDDTVIVNVQGDEPMIPAVIIRQVADNLAASHSGMATLAVPIHDAEEAFNPNAVKVVMDKDGYALYFSRATIPWDRDRFAKSREQIGDTLLRHIGIYGYRAGFIRRYVNWAPSPLEHIEMLEQLRVLWYGEKIHVAVAKEVPGTGVDTLEDLHRVRAEMK
- the ycaR gene encoding protein YcaR, producing MDHRLLEIIACPVCNGKLYYSQDKQELICKIDNLAFPLRDGIPVLLETEARVLTAEENRP
- a CDS encoding winged helix-turn-helix domain-containing protein, producing MIERQLTLRAARHLHLAAQGLLHRPRRTPKAADIFPTIQQMSLLQIDTINVVARSPYLVLFSRLGAYPQSWLDDALSRGELMEYWAHEACFLPRSDFQLVRHRMLAPHKMGWKYHQGWMDEHASDIAALKTHIAENGPVRSADFSHPRTGESGWWEWKPHKRHLEGLFTAGEVMVVARRNFQRVYDLTERVMPHWNDETDALTQELAEMVMLENSARSLGIFRPQWLADYYRLRQPDMKALMTRWQKANQVIAVNVDGLGEMWVHASLLPQLALAVEGKLNATHSAVLSPFDPVIWDRKRAEQLFDFTYRLECYTPAPKRQFGYFVLPLLHRGEIVGRMDSKMHRSDGVLEIFALYLENGVRISQHLERGLIQAINDFARWQGATRIKLGLVAEKLFIEQRHGWEIDADR
- the lpxK gene encoding tetraacyldisaccharide 4'-kinase, translating into MIAKIWSGESPLWRLLLPFSWLYGLVSGIIRLCYQLGIKKTWRAPCPVVVVGNLTAGGNGKTPVVIWLVEQLQRQGIRVGVVSRGYGGKAERYPLLLTADTTTAQAGDEPVLIFQRTGAPVAVSPVRVDAVKALLAAHDLQIIVTDDGLQHYRLARDKEIVVIDGVRRFGNGWWLPAGPMRERASRLDTVDARIVNGGQAQAGEIPMTLRPGEAVNLLTGERAPLTALQNVVAMAGIGHPPRFFATLNDNGLQPARTFALADHQALNKADVEALVAPGQTLIMTEKDAVKCRQFAQDNWWYLPVDAVLSGDRAQTLLQELITLARR
- the msbA gene encoding lipid A ABC transporter ATP-binding protein/permease MsbA — encoded protein: MQNDKDLSTWQTFRRLWPTIAPFKAGLIVAAVALVLNAASDTFMLSLLKPLLDDGFGKTDRSVLLWMPLVVVGLMILRGITSYVSSYCISWVSGKVVMTIRRRLFSHMMGMPVSFFDKQSTGTLLSRITYDSEQVASSSSSALITVVREGASIIGLFIMMFYYSWQLSIILIVLAPIVSIAIRVVSKRFRSISKNMQNTMGQVTTSAEQMLKGHKEVLMFGGQGVETKRFDKVSNKMRLQGMKLVSASSISDPIIQLIASLALAFVLYAASFPSVMETLTAGTITVVFSSMIALMRPLKSLTNVNAQFQRGMAACQTLFSILDSEQEKDEGKLDVERAKGTVEFRNVTFTYPGRETPALRDINLLIPEGKTVALVGRSGSGKSTIASLLTRFYDIDEGEILLDGHDLREYKLSSLRNQVALVSQNVHLFNDTVANNIAYARTEEFSREQIEEAARMAYAMDFISKMDNGLDTIIGENGVLLSGGQRQRIAIARALLRNSPILILDEATSALDTESERAIQSALDELQKNRTSLVIAHRLSTIEQADEIVVVEDGLIVERGSHQELLEHRGVYAQLHKMQFGQ
- a CDS encoding ComEC family protein; this translates as MRLPQLASCTLLGILPLSVLPELPSLTFIKFAVIALVLLAVCGKAGRVISLTGLMFCWAVLAAWQVKLPAEVLPGKNRHIEMVLTQTDGQTTHRGIVTHLEGQRLFPGAEMALYGNYLPQLPCAGQRWRMTVRVRAVHGQLNDGGFDSQRYAVSQHRTLTGRIIEAQALDTTCSLRARFLNTLRDSLAGLPWRDVMLGLGMGERLAIPQDIKTLMQQTGTSHLMAISGLHIALGASLGWLLVRGIQFFLPSRLISWRLPLLAGWVCAMAYAMLTGMQPPALRTVVAAGIWYSLRLSGRQWTGWEVWLCCLATIVFLDPLAALSDSLWLSAFAVGTLIFWYQWVPLPEGYFARRLRPLANLIHLQIGLMLLLAPLQIWLFHGVSVTSLLANVVAVPVITFIAVPMILLAMFLHLCAPAVVEMVVWYGADRVLAMVFAYLRLLPAGWLGINGAWLGISLIPWLAVLLWRLHGWWRYSALWLPLCTLLAFPLWQKPPADQWQVTMLDVGQGLAMVISKGDNAILYDTGLAWPEGNSGDQLIIPWLRWHGLTPQGIILSHEHLDHRGGLHAIRQAWPHAWVKSPLGWTGHQPCMRGETWRWQGLTFRALWPLPGKVQKGNNGSCVVRVDDGKNSILLTGDVELAAEMSMISHFWRPFASTIIQVPHHGSSTSSGMALLQRVGGSAALASASRYNAWRLPSASVKARYRQRQYAWFDTPHQGQITVTFSTKGWQVESLRDQLLPRWYHQWFGETRDNG
- the ihfB gene encoding integration host factor subunit beta; its protein translation is MTKSELIERLASQQSHIPAKAVEDAVKEMLEHMATTLAEGERIEIRGFGSFSLHYRAPRTGRNPKTGDKVELEGKYVPHFKPGKELRDRANIYD